From the genome of Lotus japonicus ecotype B-129 chromosome 6, LjGifu_v1.2, one region includes:
- the LOC130723933 gene encoding protein At-4/1 — protein MAATSDEEMESLLSAFDQIYEDVKIGISELQSLQSNHKTELKLRESLQLACTTLKRENDELVKLYMDPIKNVADQLDFRTKCLNLKEELERLNNQVISKEDGHREAMKLLKQEYEEKIASLEARVNESLNEEATYRATINQLHQDLASHKSHMQVLASRLDQIHFEVESKYNVEIQDLKDCLMIEQEEKKGLNRKVQNLEKELLICKSKLDDQQQDMTSNWQVETLKQKIMKLRKENEVLKRKLSHSEESK, from the exons ATGGCGGCAACGAGTGACGAAGAAATGGAGTCACTGCTCTCCGCTTTCGATCAGATCTACGAG GATGTTAAGATCGGCATTTCAGAGCTGCAATCGCTGCAATCCAACCACAAAACAGAGTTGAAGCTTCGGGAATCTCTCCAACTCGCTTGCACCACCCTCAAACGAG AAAATGACGAATTGGTTAAACTCTACATGGATCCCATCAAGAATGTTGCTGATCAG CTTGATTTCCGCACAAAATGCCTGAACTTGAAAGAGGAGTTAGAAAGATTAAATAATCAAGTTATCTCTAAAGAAGAT GGACATAGGGAGGCTATGAAATTGCTTAAGCaagaatatgaagaaaaaattgcAAGTTTAGAAGCTCGAGTTAA TGAATCTCTGAATGAGGAAGCAACATACCGAGCTACCATTAATCAACTCCATCAAGATTTAGCATCGCATAAAAGTCATATGCAAGTTCTGGCGAGCAGGTTGGACCAAATCCATTTTGAAGTGGAATCAAAAT ATAATGTTGAGATTCAGGATTTGAAGGATTGCCTTATGATTGAgcaggaagaaaaaaaagggtTAAACAGAAAAGTCCAAAATTTAGAAAAGGAAT TGCTGATTTGTAAATCAAAGCTGGATGACCAGCAGCAGGACATGACCTCAAATTGGCAGGTGGAAACGCTTAAGCAGAAAATCATGAAACTGAGAAAGGAGAACGAGGTCCTGAAAAGAAAGCTATCTCATTCTGAAGAGAGCAAGTGA
- the LOC130725921 gene encoding probable inactive purple acid phosphatase 28 isoform X2: MVDYSPTPEKNCKHSLLYLTVVLAILHFTQLHLPRNLFLGGEPVRRTKKISDLPLRFRSDGTFKILQVADMHYGTGMVTRCRDVLASEFEFCSDLNTTRFLKRIIQAENPDFIAFTGDNIFGSSTPDAAESLFKAFGPAMESGLPWAAVLGNHDQESSMNREELMSLISLMDYSVSQINPSADGFTNPTKIDGFGNYNLRVYGAPGSMLANSTVLNLFFLDSGDRAVYQGIRTYGWIKDSQLHWLRHVSQEFQVIAKFESSFLTSYANPTDATSPLEPPALAFFHIPIPEVRQLFYKEIVGQFQEGVACSLVNSGVLQTLVSIRDVKAVFIGHDHTNDFCGNLDGIWFCYGGGFGYHGYGKAGWPRRARIILAQLEKGKMSWMGLQKIMTWKRLDDQKLSKIDEQILWDR, translated from the exons ATGGTGGATTATTCTCCAACACCAGAAAAAAACTGCAAACACTCTCTGCTCTACCTCACCGTCGTACTCGCAATTCTCCACTTCACACAACTCCATCTGCCACGCAATCTCTTCCTCGGCGGCGAACCAGTGCGCCGCACGAAGAAGATCTCCGACCTCCCTCTCCGGTTCCGTTCCGACGGAACCTTCAAAATCCTCCAGGTGGCTGACATGCACTATGGAACTGGAATGGTTACACGGTGCAGAGATGTGTTAGCTTCTGAGTTCGAGTTCTGCTCCGATCTCAATACTACAAGATTTTTGAAGCGGATTATTCAGGCTGAGAATCCTGATTTCATCGCATTTACTG GAGATAACATATTCGGATCAAGTACCCCTGATGCTGCAGAGTCTCTGTTCAAAGCCTTTGGTCCTGCCATGGAATCAGGACTTCCCTGGGCTGCAGTTCTTGGAAACCATGACCAAGAATCAAGTATGAATCGTGAAGAATTAATGTCCTTAATCTCCCTTATGGACTATTCAGTCTCACAAATCAATCCTTCAGCTGATGGTTTCACCAATCCTACTAAAATTGATGGCTTTGGGAATTATAACCTAAGAGTATATGGTGCCCCAGGTTCCATGCTGGCAAACAGCACTGTTTTGAATCTATTCTTTCTTGACAGTGGAGACAGGGCTGTTTATCAGGGAATTCGAACTTATGGATGGATCAAGGACTCACAGCTTCACTGGCTTCGTCATGTTTCTCAAGAGTTTCAGGTAATAGCAAAATTTGAAAGCTCATTCTTAACTAGCTATGCAA ACCCTACTGATGCTACTTCCCCACTTGAACCGCCAGCACTTGCATTTTTCCATATCCCAATCCCAGAAGTTCGGCAGCTATTCTACAAAGAGATAGTAGGCCAATTTCAAGAAGGCGTGGCATGTTCACTAGTGAACTCGGGGGTCTTGCAAACGCTTGTCTCGATCAGAGACGTGAAGGCTGTGTTCATAGGCCATGACCACACCAATGACTTCTGTGGAAACCTGGACGGCATATGGTTCTGTTATGGTGGCGGCTTTGGATACCATGGCTACGGGAAGGCCGGGTGGCCAAGGAGAGCAAGGATTATACTGGCTCAACTTGAGAAGGGAAAAATGTCATGGATGGGGTTGCAGAAAATCATGACTTGGAAACGCCTTGATGATCAGAAGCTAAGCAAGATTGATGAACAAATCCTATGGGATCGATAG
- the LOC130725921 gene encoding probable inactive purple acid phosphatase 28 isoform X1 produces the protein MVDYSPTPEKNCKHSLLYLTVVLAILHFTQLHLPRNLFLGGEPVRRTKKISDLPLRFRSDGTFKILQVADMHYGTGMVTRCRDVLASEFEFCSDLNTTRFLKRIIQAENPDFIAFTGDNIFGSSTPDAAESLFKAFGPAMESGLPWAAVLGNHDQESSMNREELMSLISLMDYSVSQINPSADGFTNPTKIDGFGNYNLRVYGAPGSMLANSTVLNLFFLDSGDRAVYQGIRTYGWIKDSQLHWLRHVSQEFQGQKQDHLHPTDATSPLEPPALAFFHIPIPEVRQLFYKEIVGQFQEGVACSLVNSGVLQTLVSIRDVKAVFIGHDHTNDFCGNLDGIWFCYGGGFGYHGYGKAGWPRRARIILAQLEKGKMSWMGLQKIMTWKRLDDQKLSKIDEQILWDR, from the exons ATGGTGGATTATTCTCCAACACCAGAAAAAAACTGCAAACACTCTCTGCTCTACCTCACCGTCGTACTCGCAATTCTCCACTTCACACAACTCCATCTGCCACGCAATCTCTTCCTCGGCGGCGAACCAGTGCGCCGCACGAAGAAGATCTCCGACCTCCCTCTCCGGTTCCGTTCCGACGGAACCTTCAAAATCCTCCAGGTGGCTGACATGCACTATGGAACTGGAATGGTTACACGGTGCAGAGATGTGTTAGCTTCTGAGTTCGAGTTCTGCTCCGATCTCAATACTACAAGATTTTTGAAGCGGATTATTCAGGCTGAGAATCCTGATTTCATCGCATTTACTG GAGATAACATATTCGGATCAAGTACCCCTGATGCTGCAGAGTCTCTGTTCAAAGCCTTTGGTCCTGCCATGGAATCAGGACTTCCCTGGGCTGCAGTTCTTGGAAACCATGACCAAGAATCAAGTATGAATCGTGAAGAATTAATGTCCTTAATCTCCCTTATGGACTATTCAGTCTCACAAATCAATCCTTCAGCTGATGGTTTCACCAATCCTACTAAAATTGATGGCTTTGGGAATTATAACCTAAGAGTATATGGTGCCCCAGGTTCCATGCTGGCAAACAGCACTGTTTTGAATCTATTCTTTCTTGACAGTGGAGACAGGGCTGTTTATCAGGGAATTCGAACTTATGGATGGATCAAGGACTCACAGCTTCACTGGCTTCGTCATGTTTCTCAAGAGTTTCAG GGACAAAAGCAGGATCATCTTCACCCTACTGATGCTACTTCCCCACTTGAACCGCCAGCACTTGCATTTTTCCATATCCCAATCCCAGAAGTTCGGCAGCTATTCTACAAAGAGATAGTAGGCCAATTTCAAGAAGGCGTGGCATGTTCACTAGTGAACTCGGGGGTCTTGCAAACGCTTGTCTCGATCAGAGACGTGAAGGCTGTGTTCATAGGCCATGACCACACCAATGACTTCTGTGGAAACCTGGACGGCATATGGTTCTGTTATGGTGGCGGCTTTGGATACCATGGCTACGGGAAGGCCGGGTGGCCAAGGAGAGCAAGGATTATACTGGCTCAACTTGAGAAGGGAAAAATGTCATGGATGGGGTTGCAGAAAATCATGACTTGGAAACGCCTTGATGATCAGAAGCTAAGCAAGATTGATGAACAAATCCTATGGGATCGATAG